The following proteins come from a genomic window of Pseudomonas sp. MAG733B:
- a CDS encoding GtrA family protein translates to MQRWRPVIRPILRYAVVGVACNAIGYAAYLALTWVGIPFKLAMSFLYVLGICISFLGNRNWAFEHRGNVVGTAWRFGLAHAAGYLLNLALLTVFVDKLGYPHQWVQAAAIFVVGGFLFVVFKLFVFRHDQPDGNQV, encoded by the coding sequence ATGCAGCGCTGGCGGCCCGTGATCAGACCCATTCTCCGTTACGCAGTCGTCGGCGTCGCCTGCAATGCCATCGGTTATGCGGCCTACCTGGCATTGACGTGGGTAGGCATCCCATTCAAGCTGGCCATGAGCTTCCTGTACGTACTTGGCATCTGCATCAGCTTCCTGGGCAACCGCAACTGGGCGTTCGAGCATCGCGGCAACGTCGTGGGGACGGCATGGCGTTTCGGCCTGGCGCACGCAGCCGGCTATTTGCTCAACCTGGCCTTGCTGACGGTGTTCGTCGACAAGCTGGGATATCCTCACCAGTGGGTCCAGGCCGCTGCCATTTTCGTTGTAGGAGGTTTCTTGTTCGTTGTCTTCAAGCTATTCGTCTTTCGTCATGACCAACCGGATGGGAACCAGGTGTGA
- the rffA gene encoding dTDP-4-amino-4,6-dideoxygalactose transaminase: MEDKKIQFNRPYMTGKELYYIAEAKFGNILAGDGPFTKRCHEWLTEHTGASKALLTHSCTAALEMSALLLDIQPGDEVIMPSFTFVSTANAFVLRGGIPVFVDIRPDTLNLDETLIEAAITPRTKAIVPVHYAGVSCEMDTIMEIAQRHNLKVVEDAAQGVMAAYKGRALGSIGDLGAFSFHETKNVISGEGGALLVNDPAYVLRAEIIREKGTDRSRFFRGEVDKYTWQEVGSSFLPGDLTAAFLWAQLEEAEHITQMRLAIWERYHELLAPLETSGALRRPIVPPDCQHNAHMYYVLLPADVPRQPVLDGLKREGINSVFHYVPLHSSPAGQRYGRVHGSVENTVGLSERLLRLPLWIGLSVEQQERVVQVLRDILCR; the protein is encoded by the coding sequence GTGGAAGACAAAAAGATCCAGTTCAATCGCCCCTACATGACGGGGAAAGAACTTTATTACATCGCTGAAGCCAAGTTCGGCAATATTCTCGCCGGCGATGGCCCGTTCACCAAACGGTGCCATGAGTGGTTGACCGAACATACCGGTGCGAGCAAAGCCTTGCTGACGCACTCGTGTACGGCAGCGCTGGAAATGTCTGCATTGTTGTTGGACATCCAGCCGGGCGATGAGGTCATCATGCCCTCGTTCACGTTCGTTTCCACGGCCAATGCCTTTGTTTTGCGCGGCGGCATTCCCGTGTTCGTCGATATCCGTCCGGATACCCTGAACCTGGATGAGACGCTGATCGAGGCGGCCATCACGCCACGCACCAAGGCAATCGTGCCGGTTCATTATGCGGGCGTGAGTTGCGAGATGGATACGATCATGGAGATTGCCCAGCGTCACAACCTGAAGGTGGTCGAGGATGCGGCGCAGGGGGTCATGGCCGCTTACAAGGGCCGGGCTCTGGGCAGTATCGGGGACCTCGGCGCCTTCAGCTTCCATGAGACCAAGAACGTCATTTCGGGCGAGGGCGGCGCATTGCTCGTCAATGATCCTGCGTATGTGTTGCGCGCAGAAATCATCCGCGAAAAAGGCACTGACCGTAGTCGTTTTTTCCGCGGCGAGGTCGACAAATACACTTGGCAGGAAGTCGGGTCGTCATTCCTTCCTGGGGACCTGACTGCCGCGTTTCTCTGGGCGCAGTTGGAAGAGGCCGAACACATCACGCAGATGCGGCTTGCCATCTGGGAGCGGTATCACGAATTGCTGGCGCCGCTTGAAACCAGCGGTGCACTGCGCCGCCCTATCGTTCCGCCCGACTGCCAACACAACGCGCACATGTACTACGTGCTGCTGCCCGCAGACGTGCCGCGACAACCGGTGCTCGATGGCCTCAAACGAGAGGGGATCAATTCGGTCTTCCATTACGTGCCACTGCACTCCTCGCCGGCCGGACAGCGTTACGGCCGTGTCCATGGTTCCGTGGAAAACACGG
- a CDS encoding acetyltransferase: MKKLIIFGLTDAAELALYYFSNDSGYQVEAFAVDPAYMPADKSFKGFPVVAFDEVTEIYPPDRYVFFVALGYSKLNQIRKEKYLEVKALGYEMVSYISSRASVLTDDIGENCFILEDNTVQPFVRIGNNVTMWSGNHIGHHSCIEDHCFLASHIVVSGRVTIGESCFLGVNSTLRDHVTIGEKCIIGAGALILGDAAAEGVYVGQATERSRVPSTRVRNI; this comes from the coding sequence ATGAAAAAACTCATTATTTTTGGTCTTACCGACGCCGCCGAGCTCGCACTCTATTATTTTTCCAACGACTCCGGCTACCAGGTCGAGGCGTTTGCCGTCGATCCCGCCTACATGCCGGCCGACAAAAGCTTCAAGGGATTTCCGGTGGTGGCATTCGATGAAGTCACCGAGATCTACCCGCCAGACCGGTATGTCTTTTTCGTCGCGCTCGGCTATTCCAAGCTCAACCAGATCCGCAAGGAAAAGTATTTGGAAGTAAAGGCGCTGGGCTACGAAATGGTCAGCTACATCAGTTCCCGAGCCTCGGTGCTGACAGACGACATCGGCGAGAATTGCTTCATCCTGGAAGACAATACCGTTCAGCCCTTCGTGCGCATCGGCAACAACGTGACCATGTGGAGCGGTAATCACATCGGGCATCATTCGTGTATCGAGGACCACTGTTTCCTGGCCTCGCACATCGTCGTATCCGGCCGTGTGACGATCGGGGAAAGCTGTTTTCTCGGCGTCAACTCGACCCTTCGAGATCACGTCACCATCGGCGAGAAATGCATCATCGGCGCCGGCGCCCTGATTCTTGGAGATGCCGCTGCCGAAGGCGTGTACGTCGGGCAAGCCACCGAACGGTCGCGCGTGCCGAGTACCCGCGTCAGGAACATTTGA
- a CDS encoding WbqC family protein codes for MKTVAILQSNYIPWKGYFDMIAAVDEFILYDDMQFTKNDWRNRNLIKTPQGVQWLSVPVGQGISRRIRDVELAPAWQVKHWKTLQSNYRRAPFFDEVAQWLEPLYLVETHTGLSSMNRKFLEAICRYIGIETRITNCWDYMSAGDKTRTARLVDLCQQAGATQYLSGPAAKDYIEESLFDEAGIALQWFDYSGFPEYPQLWGEFTHGVTVLDLLFNCGKDAHRYMRHVKA; via the coding sequence ATGAAGACTGTCGCCATTCTCCAGTCGAACTACATACCCTGGAAGGGTTATTTCGACATGATCGCCGCGGTCGATGAGTTCATCCTCTACGACGACATGCAGTTCACCAAGAACGACTGGCGCAATCGCAATCTGATCAAGACGCCGCAAGGCGTCCAGTGGCTCAGCGTGCCTGTCGGGCAAGGTATCAGCCGCCGCATTCGCGATGTCGAGCTGGCCCCTGCCTGGCAGGTCAAGCACTGGAAAACCTTGCAGAGCAACTATCGTCGAGCGCCTTTCTTCGATGAGGTCGCCCAGTGGCTCGAGCCGCTCTATCTGGTTGAGACCCACACGGGGCTGTCGTCGATGAACCGGAAGTTCCTGGAAGCGATTTGCCGATACATCGGTATTGAAACCCGCATTACGAATTGCTGGGACTATATGTCTGCCGGCGACAAAACCCGGACCGCCCGCCTGGTGGACCTGTGTCAACAGGCTGGTGCGACGCAATACCTGTCGGGGCCGGCGGCAAAGGACTACATTGAGGAGTCGCTGTTCGACGAGGCCGGTATTGCGCTGCAATGGTTCGATTACTCCGGCTTTCCCGAGTATCCGCAACTCTGGGGGGAATTTACCCATGGCGTCACCGTCCTGGATCTGCTGTTCAATTGCGGCAAAGACGCTCACCGTTACATGAGGCATGTCAAAGCATGA
- a CDS encoding glycosyltransferase family 2 protein → MRLSIVATLYSSAKFVEEFHLRASQAAQQLVGDDYEIVLVNDGSPDSSLELAIQLSETDHHVVVVDLSRNFGHHKAMMTGLRHARGDRVFLLDSDLEEDPAWLLSFSEQMEREKADVVYGVQQQRKGKHFERWTGRVFYKLFRFLSGLDMPDNIVVARLMSRRYVDALIQHDERELFMAGLWVITGFDQCAQAIVKRSRDETTYTLRKKVSQLVNSITAFSSAPLVGIFGVGCAIFLLSAAYTSFLFVNWLLLSSPPSGYTSLMASIWLLGGLIIAFVGVVGIYLAKIYSEVKQRPYTIVRGVYRQDEARSIE, encoded by the coding sequence ATGAGGCTGTCCATCGTCGCTACCCTTTACAGCTCGGCCAAGTTCGTCGAGGAATTCCATCTCCGCGCAAGCCAGGCGGCACAACAACTGGTCGGCGACGATTACGAGATCGTACTGGTCAACGACGGCTCGCCCGATTCAAGCCTGGAGCTGGCCATCCAGTTGAGCGAAACCGATCACCACGTGGTGGTCGTCGATCTCTCACGCAACTTCGGTCACCACAAGGCCATGATGACAGGCCTGCGACATGCCCGCGGTGACCGTGTCTTCCTGCTCGATAGCGATCTGGAGGAAGATCCGGCATGGTTGCTCTCGTTCAGCGAGCAGATGGAGCGCGAAAAGGCCGATGTGGTCTACGGTGTCCAGCAGCAGCGAAAAGGCAAGCACTTTGAGCGCTGGACCGGGCGGGTGTTCTACAAACTCTTCCGTTTCCTCAGCGGGCTGGATATGCCCGACAATATCGTCGTCGCCAGGCTGATGTCGCGCCGCTATGTGGACGCACTGATTCAGCACGACGAACGCGAGTTGTTCATGGCGGGTCTGTGGGTCATCACCGGCTTCGATCAGTGTGCGCAGGCCATCGTCAAGCGCAGTCGTGACGAGACGACCTACACGCTGCGAAAGAAAGTGTCGCAGCTGGTCAATTCGATTACAGCCTTCAGCAGTGCACCTCTGGTTGGGATCTTCGGCGTGGGTTGTGCGATCTTCCTGCTGTCGGCGGCCTACACCAGCTTTCTTTTCGTCAACTGGCTGCTCCTGTCGAGCCCGCCCAGCGGCTATACGTCGCTGATGGCTTCGATCTGGCTGCTCGGCGGCCTGATCATCGCATTCGTCGGCGTGGTCGGGATTTATCTCGCCAAGATCTATTCCGAAGTCAAACAGAGACCCTACACTATCGTCCGGGGCGTCTACCGTCAGGATGAGGCGCGGAGCATCGAATGA
- a CDS encoding class I SAM-dependent methyltransferase — protein sequence MARKNGFAAFAPELEDKQEGFKADFYETYAHLESGHFWFRARARLITWALTKYAPRMRSFLEIGCGTGFVLSRVAVAFPKAKLLGSEMFSTGLKFASSRLPGAEFVQMDARDIPYVDEFEAIGAFDVIEHIEADTVVLQQMHRALKPGGIMLLTVPQHQWLWSQVDEYSCHVRRYEAADLHRKVEEAGFSVVRSTSFVSLLLPAMMISRGAKKQQRGDTSETAELAVPKSLNVLFGFVMWLECLLIKVGVSFPVGASRLLVARK from the coding sequence GTGGCTCGAAAGAACGGTTTTGCCGCGTTTGCGCCAGAACTCGAGGACAAGCAGGAGGGCTTCAAGGCCGACTTCTACGAGACCTACGCGCATCTTGAAAGCGGCCATTTCTGGTTTCGGGCGCGTGCCAGGTTGATTACATGGGCGCTGACGAAATATGCGCCGCGCATGCGTTCATTTCTGGAAATCGGGTGCGGTACTGGCTTCGTTCTGAGTCGGGTCGCCGTGGCGTTTCCGAAGGCCAAGTTGCTTGGCAGCGAGATGTTCTCGACCGGGCTGAAGTTTGCCTCCTCGCGTTTGCCCGGTGCGGAGTTCGTGCAGATGGATGCGCGCGATATCCCTTACGTCGACGAGTTCGAAGCGATTGGCGCGTTCGATGTCATCGAGCACATCGAGGCGGATACTGTGGTGCTCCAGCAGATGCACCGTGCCCTGAAGCCCGGGGGAATCATGCTGTTGACCGTGCCCCAGCATCAGTGGCTATGGAGCCAGGTGGATGAATATTCCTGCCACGTGCGGCGCTACGAAGCCGCCGATCTGCATCGCAAGGTGGAAGAGGCGGGGTTTTCCGTCGTGCGCAGCACATCGTTCGTCTCGTTACTGCTGCCAGCGATGATGATTTCACGCGGCGCCAAGAAGCAACAGCGGGGCGATACGAGCGAGACCGCCGAATTAGCGGTACCCAAGTCGCTCAATGTGCTGTTTGGTTTCGTGATGTGGCTGGAATGTTTACTCATCAAGGTGGGAGTGAGTTTTCCGGTCGGTGCTTCCAGGCTGCTTGTTGCCCGGAAATAG